Proteins co-encoded in one Bacteroidales bacterium WCE2004 genomic window:
- a CDS encoding TonB-linked outer membrane protein, SusC/RagA family, whose protein sequence is MKVSAFLMFVGAFCLMAETAVSQNIPVSINRTNVSLETVLNDIEAQTEYLFIYKNGVNVNQEISVSADQESLSTVLDEILQGSDITYSVQGKHIILARSEKTAVARAAAVPAPAPQDVSHARGVVRDAAGEPLFGVSVVVKGTMRGVATELDGSFSIEAKAGEILEISSIGFISQEVPAVTDRAMNILLVEDAEMLEETVVIGYGVQKKSDVTGAIASVKDSDLENRTTTDVAQAIQGKAAGVQIINASGAPGSASAIQIRGYSSNSKTDPLMIVDGLKVNDISYLDPETIASIEILKDAASAAIYGIEAGNGVVLITTKSGRKGEGRVFYNFQSSVQKIARIPELMNAREYMDYMMLSGAATQADFDYDGKTDTNWADYMLETGHQQRHTFGVEGGNDRAKFYTSLSYTDNNGIIKGDKDVFRRLVGQINAEYKAKDWLTVGVNTTIDRSVRRALSESSTTSDSVFASIIISDPITPFVYDDNSIPARVQSVIDGGYKVPRDAAGHVYGVSAFSDQSYLWNPQVMLERRDTETQSFRVRGVAYANFTPFKDLVITSRFGFQGGYSHSNTYNHEMYMTTKNNQAMSISGSSNDRLYYQWENFANYNKSFGKHDISAMAGMSYQQTNTDSIRGNANQLTSEAPNFRYLNNTVNTAQMTLGGQPEVRANMSYFGRIGYSYDNRYFIQANFRADAYDSSKLERKHRWGYFPSVSAGWTVSNEPFMQNVKRALSLSFMKLRASWGVNGNVNALGEYQYASVLESSSDYGNNLDGTFLVGVRPSKILSNHGIRWETSRQVDVGLDLRMFKERLTFSVDWYNKDTHDLLTRTTAPGNTGAEYVYVNAGLVNNHGTEFELGWKDSIGDFNYGISANLSTVHNKVVKGTSPDRVPGQKIWSSYDVTYFEEGYPLWYLRTFMVDHIDQATGEAVYKDFDGDGAITPNDRDFAGSGIPDFTYGLTLNMSYKGFDLLVLGAGSQGAELLYAVTRADALQQNTLKSFYTDAWKNASSTGYRYPKPDANDKYYRTSNLRVYDASFFKIKQIQLGYNVPRKLVKRIGLSSLRAYVSLDDWFTFTKYPGLDPETSHVGSSASGLGVDFGSYPISRKLVFGVNVSF, encoded by the coding sequence ATGAAAGTGTCAGCTTTCCTAATGTTCGTGGGTGCTTTCTGCCTGATGGCGGAGACGGCGGTCTCCCAGAATATCCCCGTCAGCATCAACCGGACAAATGTTTCTCTGGAAACGGTATTGAATGATATCGAGGCCCAGACGGAGTACCTGTTCATCTACAAGAACGGCGTCAACGTCAACCAGGAAATCTCCGTGAGCGCCGACCAGGAATCCCTGAGCACGGTGCTGGACGAGATCCTGCAGGGCTCCGACATTACGTATAGCGTGCAGGGCAAGCACATCATCCTTGCCCGCAGCGAAAAGACCGCGGTGGCACGCGCCGCCGCCGTTCCGGCTCCCGCCCCGCAGGACGTGAGCCACGCCAGGGGCGTCGTGCGTGACGCCGCCGGCGAGCCGCTGTTCGGCGTCTCCGTCGTCGTCAAGGGTACGATGCGCGGCGTGGCGACCGAGCTGGACGGCAGCTTCTCGATCGAAGCCAAGGCCGGCGAGATCCTCGAGATCAGCTCCATCGGCTTCATTTCCCAGGAAGTTCCGGCGGTGACCGACAGGGCGATGAACATCCTGCTCGTCGAAGACGCCGAGATGCTGGAAGAGACCGTGGTCATCGGTTACGGCGTGCAGAAGAAGAGCGACGTCACCGGCGCCATCGCTTCGGTCAAGGACTCCGACCTGGAGAACCGCACGACGACCGACGTCGCCCAGGCCATCCAGGGCAAGGCGGCGGGCGTGCAGATCATCAACGCCTCCGGCGCCCCGGGTTCCGCTTCTGCGATCCAGATCCGCGGCTATTCCTCCAACTCCAAGACCGACCCGCTGATGATCGTGGACGGTCTCAAGGTGAATGATATCAGCTATCTCGATCCCGAGACTATCGCCTCGATCGAGATCCTCAAGGACGCCGCCTCCGCGGCCATCTACGGCATCGAGGCCGGCAACGGCGTCGTGCTCATCACGACCAAGTCCGGCCGGAAGGGCGAGGGCCGCGTCTTCTACAACTTCCAGAGTTCGGTCCAGAAGATCGCCCGCATCCCCGAGTTGATGAACGCCCGGGAGTACATGGACTACATGATGCTCTCCGGCGCCGCGACGCAGGCGGACTTCGACTACGACGGCAAGACCGACACCAACTGGGCGGACTACATGCTCGAGACCGGCCACCAGCAGCGCCACACCTTCGGCGTGGAAGGCGGCAACGACCGGGCCAAGTTCTACACCTCCCTGTCCTACACGGACAACAACGGTATCATCAAGGGCGACAAGGATGTCTTCCGCCGCCTGGTCGGCCAGATCAACGCCGAATACAAGGCCAAGGACTGGCTGACCGTCGGCGTCAACACGACCATCGACCGGAGCGTGCGCCGGGCCCTCTCCGAGAGCTCCACGACGTCCGATTCGGTCTTCGCCTCCATCATTATCTCCGACCCGATCACGCCGTTCGTCTATGACGACAACAGCATTCCCGCCCGCGTCCAGTCCGTCATCGACGGCGGTTACAAGGTCCCCCGGGATGCCGCCGGCCACGTCTATGGCGTCTCCGCATTCAGCGACCAGAGCTATCTGTGGAATCCGCAGGTGATGCTGGAGCGCCGCGACACCGAGACCCAGAGCTTCCGCGTGCGCGGTGTCGCCTACGCCAACTTCACGCCGTTCAAGGACCTGGTCATCACGTCCCGCTTCGGCTTCCAGGGCGGCTACAGCCACAGCAATACCTACAACCACGAGATGTACATGACCACGAAGAACAACCAGGCCATGTCCATCTCGGGTTCTTCCAACGACCGTCTCTACTATCAGTGGGAGAACTTCGCCAACTACAACAAGTCGTTCGGCAAGCACGACATCTCCGCGATGGCGGGTATGTCCTACCAGCAGACCAACACGGACAGCATCCGCGGCAACGCCAACCAGCTGACCAGCGAAGCGCCCAACTTCCGCTACCTGAACAATACCGTCAACACCGCGCAGATGACCCTGGGCGGCCAGCCCGAGGTCCGCGCCAATATGTCCTATTTCGGCCGTATCGGCTATTCCTATGACAACCGGTATTTCATCCAGGCCAACTTCCGTGCCGACGCCTACGACAGCTCCAAGCTGGAAAGGAAACACCGCTGGGGCTATTTCCCCTCCGTCTCCGCCGGCTGGACGGTCAGCAACGAGCCGTTCATGCAGAACGTCAAGCGGGCCCTTTCCCTGTCCTTCATGAAGCTGCGCGCTTCCTGGGGTGTGAACGGTAACGTCAACGCCCTGGGCGAGTACCAGTACGCTTCCGTCCTGGAAAGCTCTTCCGACTATGGCAACAACCTGGACGGCACCTTCCTGGTGGGCGTCCGCCCTTCGAAGATCCTTTCGAACCATGGCATCCGCTGGGAGACTTCCCGCCAGGTGGACGTGGGTCTCGACCTCCGCATGTTCAAGGAGCGGCTGACCTTCTCCGTGGACTGGTACAACAAGGACACGCATGACCTGCTGACCCGCACGACGGCTCCGGGCAACACCGGCGCGGAGTACGTCTACGTCAACGCCGGTCTCGTGAACAACCACGGCACCGAGTTCGAGCTGGGCTGGAAAGACAGCATCGGCGACTTCAACTATGGCATCAGCGCCAACCTCTCGACGGTCCACAACAAGGTCGTCAAGGGTACTTCCCCCGACCGCGTCCCCGGCCAGAAGATCTGGAGCTCCTACGACGTGACCTATTTCGAAGAGGGTTACCCGCTGTGGTATCTGCGCACCTTCATGGTGGACCATATCGACCAGGCCACCGGCGAAGCCGTCTACAAGGACTTCGACGGTGACGGCGCGATCACGCCGAACGACCGGGACTTCGCCGGCAGCGGCATTCCCGATTTCACCTACGGTCTCACGCTCAACATGTCCTACAAGGGCTTCGACCTCCTGGTGCTGGGTGCCGGTTCCCAGGGCGCCGAGCTGCTGTATGCCGTGACCCGTGCCGACGCCCTGCAGCAGAACACGCTCAAGTCGTTCTACACGGACGCCTGGAAGAACGCTTCTTCCACCGGCTACAGGTATCCGAAGCCGGATGCAAACGACAAGTACTACCGTACGTCCAACCTGCGCGTCTATGACGCCTCCTTCTTCAAGATCAAGCAGATCCAGCTTGGTTATAACGTGCCGCGCAAGCTGGTCAAGCGCATTGGCCTGAGTTCTCTCCGCGCCTACGTCTCCCTGGATGACTGGTTCACCTTCACGAAGTACCCGGGCCTGGATCCGGAGACGAGCCACGTCGGCTCCTCCGCCAGCGGTCTGGGTGTCGACTTCGGTTCCTATCCGATCTCCCGGAAACTGGTATTTGGTGTGAATGTATCGTTCTAA
- a CDS encoding Starch-binding associating with outer membrane, translating into MKRIYIALSFAALVLTTGACQNNLDIPQKSVLSSEDYYTHATAAEAEALIASVYKLYWGGRDVTCVNGIEKMLFLNSLDDDHYPGGGSFADATYQFQEAGNYNVTSADTAPKIMYKGVYSVIYHCNLILEKIPETSDARINRVKAEANFLRALAMFDAVRWWGTPPLADHLLTQDEYYQPNTPTDESIAWILAQMKDAASKLPPIAGKGLQEAFGARLSKHAALAFRGKVGLWYGQQTNDKKMLQEAAADLNEVIQSGLYGLVEDMFILERPMGDFCEEYLFEHNSADNDGFPGNPQNDLRHMWTGWPDGLVAPNDIYTGWGWNAVSGDFGRFLEAHEGGIEKPRFKSTIHTYEQVLAMDYPEGKTPGVLPKGICHNEGYFTYRGIAFLSDFYDIPGFWKYSRTNAAMLRYAEVLLLYAEAKFLLDNDADGSGLAALNEVRRRAQIPEVSALTYQIIKDERRAELFYEQERFFDLVRWGDAPEALKNKGKKLYKFYGYKPGTTEWNIEVIDGTGSGWQDKYKLLPFPFEQTSANPNLKQNPGW; encoded by the coding sequence ATGAAAAGAATATATATAGCCCTTTCGTTCGCGGCGCTTGTCCTGACGACCGGCGCCTGCCAGAATAATCTCGATATTCCCCAGAAGAGCGTCCTGTCCTCCGAGGACTATTACACCCATGCCACCGCGGCCGAGGCGGAAGCCCTGATCGCCAGCGTGTACAAGCTGTATTGGGGCGGACGCGACGTGACCTGCGTCAACGGCATCGAGAAGATGCTCTTCCTGAACAGCCTCGACGACGACCATTATCCGGGCGGCGGCTCCTTCGCGGATGCCACGTACCAGTTCCAGGAAGCGGGTAACTACAATGTTACTTCCGCCGATACGGCACCGAAAATCATGTATAAAGGCGTCTACAGCGTCATCTACCATTGCAACCTGATCCTCGAGAAGATTCCCGAGACCTCCGACGCCAGGATCAACCGCGTCAAAGCCGAGGCCAACTTCCTCCGCGCCCTCGCGATGTTCGACGCCGTCCGTTGGTGGGGCACCCCGCCGCTCGCTGACCACCTGCTCACGCAGGACGAGTATTACCAGCCGAACACCCCGACCGACGAGTCCATCGCCTGGATCCTCGCGCAGATGAAGGATGCCGCTTCCAAGCTGCCTCCCATCGCGGGCAAGGGCCTGCAGGAAGCTTTCGGCGCCCGCCTCTCCAAGCACGCGGCGCTCGCTTTCCGCGGCAAGGTGGGCCTCTGGTACGGCCAGCAGACCAACGACAAGAAGATGTTGCAGGAGGCTGCCGCCGACCTCAACGAAGTGATCCAGTCGGGCCTCTACGGCCTCGTGGAGGACATGTTCATCCTGGAGCGCCCGATGGGCGACTTCTGCGAGGAGTACCTCTTCGAGCACAATTCCGCCGACAACGACGGCTTCCCGGGCAACCCGCAGAATGACCTCCGTCACATGTGGACCGGTTGGCCGGACGGCCTCGTGGCGCCGAACGACATCTACACCGGCTGGGGTTGGAACGCCGTATCGGGCGACTTCGGCCGCTTCCTGGAGGCGCACGAAGGCGGTATCGAGAAGCCGCGCTTCAAGTCCACCATCCACACCTACGAGCAGGTGCTGGCGATGGATTATCCGGAAGGGAAGACGCCCGGCGTGCTGCCCAAGGGCATCTGCCACAACGAGGGCTACTTCACCTACCGCGGCATCGCTTTCCTAAGCGACTTCTACGACATCCCGGGCTTCTGGAAGTATTCCCGCACCAATGCGGCCATGCTCCGCTACGCCGAAGTGCTGCTTCTCTACGCCGAGGCGAAGTTCCTCCTGGACAATGACGCCGACGGCAGCGGCCTGGCCGCCCTCAACGAGGTGCGCCGCCGCGCCCAGATCCCCGAGGTCTCCGCACTGACCTACCAGATCATCAAGGACGAGCGCCGCGCCGAGCTCTTCTATGAGCAGGAGCGCTTCTTCGACCTGGTGCGCTGGGGCGACGCTCCGGAGGCGCTCAAGAACAAGGGCAAGAAGCTTTACAAGTTTTACGGCTACAAGCCGGGCACCACGGAGTGGAACATCGAAGTAATCGACGGCACCGGCTCCGGCTGGCAGGACAAATACAAGCTCCTCCCGTTCCCGTTCGAGCAGACTTCCGCCAACCCCAACCTGAAGCAGAATCCGGGCTGGTGA
- a CDS encoding Glycosyl hydrolases family 43, which translates to MKIRTLLFYCFAATLFASCGNNPSAPVASEPVKIKPGEQAPLADPGQKNFGGMISSAPRDTTGMAERMRRMREEQNRIRTVHFNDLSMSDPFIYPDPVTKTYYLTSSGGRQYRSKDLVMWEGPYNVIDLTGTWCEKAGFAAAAEIHKIGDYYYYAGTWSDHSDLIQQVPRRYNVPHNQTYLLRADNPEGPFVPFSVTPGYDYQPHEWDCIDGTLYEEDGHVYMIFVHEWTQIIDGTMDYIELSKDLTHTISEWPVTMFRASEAPSCGEMNGLGEATFGLKMPGWVTDGPQMFRTQTGKLGMLWSTWGKERYLQEVCYSESGTIAGPWVQEPEPFLADNSGHGMLFRTFEGELRYVVHHVDGNGPRKPQYWTVDDSGDKLKLGKRIIVPDNR; encoded by the coding sequence ATGAAAATCAGAACACTCTTGTTTTATTGCTTTGCTGCCACGCTTTTCGCGTCCTGCGGCAACAATCCTTCCGCGCCGGTGGCATCCGAGCCGGTCAAGATCAAACCCGGTGAGCAGGCTCCGCTTGCGGACCCCGGCCAGAAGAATTTCGGCGGCATGATTTCCTCCGCTCCCCGGGATACGACCGGCATGGCCGAGCGCATGCGCCGGATGCGTGAGGAGCAGAACCGCATCCGCACCGTCCACTTCAACGACCTGTCGATGAGCGATCCGTTCATCTATCCGGATCCGGTCACGAAGACCTACTACCTGACCAGTTCCGGCGGCCGCCAGTACCGGAGCAAGGACCTGGTGATGTGGGAAGGTCCCTACAATGTGATCGACCTGACCGGCACCTGGTGCGAGAAGGCGGGCTTCGCCGCCGCGGCCGAGATCCATAAGATCGGCGATTACTACTACTATGCCGGTACGTGGAGCGACCACTCCGACCTCATCCAGCAGGTCCCGCGCCGCTACAACGTGCCCCACAACCAGACTTATCTGCTCCGCGCGGACAATCCCGAAGGTCCATTCGTGCCGTTCTCCGTCACTCCGGGTTATGACTATCAGCCCCATGAGTGGGACTGCATCGACGGAACGCTCTACGAAGAGGATGGTCACGTCTACATGATCTTTGTCCATGAATGGACGCAGATCATCGACGGCACGATGGACTATATCGAGCTCTCGAAGGACCTGACCCACACCATCTCCGAGTGGCCTGTGACCATGTTCCGGGCTTCCGAAGCTCCGTCCTGCGGCGAGATGAACGGCCTGGGCGAGGCTACCTTCGGCCTCAAGATGCCGGGTTGGGTGACCGACGGCCCGCAGATGTTCCGCACGCAGACCGGCAAGCTCGGCATGCTCTGGAGCACCTGGGGCAAGGAGCGTTACCTCCAGGAAGTCTGCTACTCCGAGTCCGGCACCATCGCCGGCCCGTGGGTGCAGGAGCCGGAGCCGTTCCTGGCCGACAACTCCGGCCACGGCATGCTCTTCCGCACCTTCGAGGGGGAGCTCCGCTATGTGGTCCATCATGTGGACGGAAACGGCCCGCGCAAGCCGCAGTACTGGACCGTCGACGACTCCGGCGACAAGCTGAAGCTCGGCAAGCGGATCATCGTCCCCGACAACCGTTAG
- a CDS encoding ATP-dependent Clp protease ATP-binding subunit ClpB produces MGNSKYEFLSKYAVDLNEAAAKGKLDPVIGRDEEIRRVLQILSRRTKNNPILVGEPGVGKTAISEGIATKIVNGQVPENLKSRKVFSLDMGALIAGAKYQGEFEERLKGVVKEVVDSEGEIILFIDEIHTLVGAGRSSGAMDASNILKPALARGELRTIGSTTLDEYQKYFEQDKALERRFQKVMVDEPSPAESIAILRGLKEKYETHHRVSIEDDALIAAVNLSHRYINNRFLPDKAIDLVDEAAAKLRLEMNSVPEPIDILDSKIRQLQIEKEAVGREGVSLKAEKIEDELREAKAERDALAKRWNEEKGIVTELNNTRQQIEDYKREADIAERAGDYGKVAEIRYGKLSAAQKRIEELSARQAAIKDPIITEAVTPGDIAEVVARWTGIPVARMMESEKEKLLRMESELHKRVVGQDKAIAAVSDAVRRSRAGLSNEHRPIGSFLFLGTTGVGKTELAKALAEFLFNDEAMMTRIDMSEYQESHTVSRLIGAPPGYVGYDEGGQLTEAVRRKPYSVVLLDEIEKAHPDVFNILLQVLDDGRLTDNKGRTVDFKNCILIMTSNLKEEELRLRMRPEFLNRIDEIVVFDALTPDDIRQIVRIQMEILRQKLESENVVLTYTPAFEDAMVKDGYDPVFGARPVKRLIQRELVNQLAREILEGKIHKDSAIEVDCVDGQTVLRNK; encoded by the coding sequence ATGGGAAACAGCAAGTACGAATTCTTAAGCAAGTATGCCGTAGACCTCAATGAGGCCGCGGCCAAAGGGAAGCTCGACCCGGTCATCGGCCGTGACGAGGAAATCCGTCGCGTGCTGCAGATCCTGAGTCGTAGAACCAAGAACAACCCGATCCTGGTCGGTGAGCCGGGCGTTGGCAAGACCGCCATCTCCGAGGGCATCGCCACCAAGATCGTCAACGGGCAGGTGCCCGAGAACCTCAAGAGCCGCAAGGTCTTCTCCCTGGACATGGGCGCGCTGATCGCAGGCGCCAAGTACCAGGGCGAATTCGAGGAGCGGCTCAAGGGAGTCGTCAAGGAAGTCGTGGACAGCGAAGGCGAGATCATCCTGTTCATCGACGAGATCCACACGCTGGTCGGAGCGGGCCGCTCCTCCGGCGCCATGGACGCCTCCAACATCCTGAAACCCGCGCTCGCGCGTGGCGAACTGCGCACCATCGGCTCCACCACCCTGGACGAGTACCAGAAGTACTTCGAGCAGGACAAGGCCCTGGAGCGCCGATTCCAGAAAGTCATGGTGGACGAGCCGTCTCCGGCCGAGTCCATCGCCATCCTGCGTGGCCTGAAGGAGAAATACGAGACCCACCACCGGGTGAGCATCGAAGACGACGCGCTCATCGCGGCCGTCAACCTCAGCCACCGCTACATCAACAACCGTTTCCTGCCGGACAAGGCCATCGACCTCGTGGACGAGGCCGCCGCCAAGCTCCGTCTGGAGATGAACTCCGTCCCGGAGCCCATCGACATCCTGGACAGCAAGATCCGCCAGCTGCAGATCGAGAAGGAAGCCGTGGGACGCGAGGGCGTGAGCCTCAAGGCCGAGAAGATCGAGGATGAGCTGCGCGAGGCGAAGGCCGAGCGCGACGCCCTCGCCAAGCGCTGGAACGAGGAAAAGGGCATCGTCACGGAGCTCAACAACACCCGCCAGCAGATCGAGGACTACAAGCGCGAGGCCGACATCGCCGAGCGCGCGGGCGACTACGGCAAGGTGGCGGAGATCCGCTACGGCAAGCTCTCCGCCGCGCAGAAGCGCATCGAAGAGCTGTCCGCCCGCCAGGCCGCCATCAAGGACCCGATCATCACCGAAGCGGTCACGCCGGGCGACATCGCCGAGGTCGTGGCCCGCTGGACCGGCATCCCGGTGGCGCGGATGATGGAGAGCGAGAAGGAGAAGCTCCTGCGGATGGAATCCGAACTGCACAAGCGTGTGGTCGGCCAGGACAAGGCCATCGCGGCCGTGTCCGACGCCGTGCGCCGCAGCCGCGCCGGCCTGTCCAACGAGCACCGTCCCATCGGCTCGTTCCTCTTCCTGGGCACCACGGGCGTGGGCAAGACCGAGCTCGCGAAGGCCCTCGCGGAGTTCCTGTTCAACGACGAGGCGATGATGACGCGTATCGACATGAGCGAGTACCAGGAGAGCCATACCGTCAGCCGCCTGATCGGCGCCCCTCCGGGATACGTCGGCTACGACGAGGGCGGCCAGCTGACCGAGGCCGTGCGGCGCAAGCCCTACTCGGTGGTGCTGCTCGACGAGATCGAGAAGGCGCATCCGGACGTGTTCAACATCCTCCTGCAGGTGCTTGACGACGGCCGTCTGACCGACAACAAAGGCCGTACGGTGGACTTCAAGAACTGCATCCTCATCATGACCTCCAACCTCAAGGAGGAGGAGCTCCGCCTTCGGATGCGGCCCGAGTTCCTGAACCGTATCGACGAGATCGTGGTCTTCGACGCCCTGACCCCGGACGACATCCGGCAGATCGTGCGCATCCAGATGGAGATCCTGCGCCAGAAACTCGAGTCCGAGAACGTCGTGCTCACCTACACGCCCGCCTTCGAGGACGCGATGGTGAAGGACGGCTACGACCCGGTCTTCGGCGCCCGTCCGGTCAAGCGGCTGATCCAGCGCGAGCTGGTCAACCAGCTGGCCCGGGAGATCCTGGAAGGCAAGATCCACAAGGATTCCGCCATCGAGGTGGACTGCGTGGACGGCCAGACGGTCCTGCGCAACAAATGA
- a CDS encoding preprotein translocase subunit SecG: MNALFVILTVLIILAALLLIIVVLLQNGKGEGMASNFVAGNQTFGVRQTADALEKFTWGLVAFILILSIFSSFTTGTNGTAIDVTDQIENVANDAQPEFPAAPIQQDAPTE; the protein is encoded by the coding sequence ATGAATGCATTGTTTGTGATTTTGACCGTGCTGATCATTCTCGCTGCCCTTCTGCTCATCATCGTGGTGCTGCTTCAGAATGGCAAGGGTGAGGGTATGGCCAGCAACTTCGTGGCAGGCAACCAGACCTTCGGTGTCCGCCAGACCGCCGACGCCCTCGAGAAGTTCACGTGGGGTCTCGTCGCCTTCATCCTCATTCTCTCCATCTTCTCCTCCTTCACGACCGGCACCAACGGCACCGCCATCGACGTGACCGACCAGATCGAGAATGTGGCGAACGACGCCCAACCCGAGTTCCCGGCCGCCCCGATCCAGCAGGACGCCCCGACCGAGTAG
- a CDS encoding Lipopolysaccharide-assembly gives MRKAVSRFLILVAAAFCAGGCGIYSFSGTSIQSDVHTIHIELFEYKAQKVNPTLSNDLTEALRTKFRQMTRLEQVEQDADLEIVGEISAYNVNASAISASERAELSRLTVGIRVSFTNRKYPEDDFSDKSFSQYAEFKSDLSLESVESDLCKEIIDALCDDIFNATVAQW, from the coding sequence ATGAGAAAGGCCGTTTCCCGCTTCCTGATCCTGGTCGCCGCCGCTTTCTGCGCCGGCGGCTGCGGCATCTATTCCTTCTCCGGCACCTCGATCCAGAGCGACGTCCACACCATCCACATCGAATTGTTCGAATACAAGGCCCAGAAGGTCAACCCGACGCTGAGCAACGACCTCACCGAGGCGCTGCGCACCAAATTCCGCCAGATGACCCGCCTGGAGCAGGTGGAGCAGGACGCCGACCTGGAGATTGTCGGCGAGATCTCGGCCTACAACGTCAACGCCTCCGCCATCTCGGCCTCCGAAAGGGCCGAGCTCAGCCGGCTGACCGTCGGCATCCGCGTGAGCTTCACCAACCGCAAATATCCCGAGGACGATTTCAGCGACAAGAGTTTCTCCCAATACGCCGAATTCAAGTCCGACCTGTCGCTTGAGTCCGTCGAGTCCGACCTGTGCAAGGAGATCATCGACGCGCTCTGCGACGACATTTTCAACGCTACAGTTGCCCAATGGTAA
- a CDS encoding transcriptional regulator, translated as MEMQELQRLKNKYDIIGNDAGLNRALETAVAVAPTDLTVLITGESGVGKETIPQIIHQFSRRKNGKYLAVNCGAIPEGTINAELFGHEKGAFTGAIGERKGYFEEADGGTLFLDEIGELPRETQALLLRVLQNGEFMKVGSSKVEKTDVRVIAATNVNLAYAVATGKFREDLYYRLTGIQIQMPALRERNKDDIYLLFRKFTSDFSERYNLCKVNLNHDAISMLTAYRWPGNIRQLKNVAETVTALESRPVTPGSERIELGPAALMRYLPDEKDSMLPATTGPASAGGSMSDSDKQMIIKALLDLKQEVDRLKEIVNAGGAAQQPMPTALPHYAPMPSDEPEEQLSEPEPSLDGISIRKASDELIERALAKHGGKVKPAAAELGISERTIYRKLAEWKEKGKRA; from the coding sequence ATGGAAATGCAAGAACTCCAGCGGCTCAAGAATAAATACGACATCATCGGCAATGACGCCGGGCTCAACCGCGCCCTCGAGACGGCGGTGGCCGTGGCTCCCACGGACCTCACCGTCCTGATCACGGGCGAGAGCGGCGTCGGCAAGGAGACGATCCCGCAGATCATCCACCAGTTCAGCCGGCGCAAGAACGGCAAATATCTGGCAGTCAACTGCGGAGCCATCCCCGAGGGGACCATCAACGCCGAGCTGTTCGGCCACGAGAAGGGGGCCTTCACGGGCGCCATCGGCGAACGGAAGGGCTACTTCGAGGAGGCCGACGGCGGCACCCTCTTCCTCGACGAGATCGGCGAGCTGCCGCGCGAGACGCAGGCCCTGCTGCTGCGCGTCCTGCAGAACGGCGAATTCATGAAGGTCGGCTCCTCCAAGGTGGAGAAGACCGACGTGCGCGTGATCGCCGCGACCAACGTCAACCTGGCTTACGCCGTGGCCACGGGCAAGTTCCGCGAGGACCTCTACTACCGGCTCACCGGCATCCAGATCCAGATGCCCGCCCTGCGCGAGCGCAACAAGGACGACATCTACCTGCTGTTCCGCAAGTTCACCTCGGATTTCTCCGAGCGCTACAACCTCTGCAAGGTCAACCTCAACCACGACGCCATCTCGATGCTGACCGCCTACCGCTGGCCCGGCAACATCCGCCAGCTGAAGAACGTCGCCGAGACGGTCACGGCCCTGGAGTCGCGTCCCGTCACGCCCGGCTCCGAGCGCATCGAGCTCGGCCCGGCGGCGCTGATGCGCTACCTGCCGGACGAGAAGGACTCGATGCTGCCCGCCACCACCGGTCCCGCTTCCGCCGGCGGAAGCATGTCCGACAGCGACAAGCAGATGATCATCAAGGCCCTGCTCGACCTCAAGCAGGAGGTCGACCGCCTCAAGGAAATCGTCAACGCCGGCGGCGCCGCGCAGCAGCCGATGCCGACGGCGCTGCCGCACTACGCCCCCATGCCCTCCGACGAGCCCGAGGAGCAGCTCTCCGAGCCGGAGCCGTCGCTCGACGGTATCTCCATCCGCAAGGCCAGCGACGAGCTGATCGAGCGCGCCCTCGCCAAGCACGGCGGCAAGGTCAAGCCGGCCGCCGCGGAGCTGGGCATCTCGGAGCGCACCATCTACCGCAAGCTCGCGGAGTGGAAAGAAAAAGGAAAGAGAGCATGA